TTGAAACGATTATTCCATTTCGCAATACGCGGGAACAaaggaaaagataaaaataatgtttggCTCGTTTCGCTCAGTTGTGCGGGATGCAGCGGATACGTTTTCTATCGGAATCACCGGGAGAAATTGGCAACTGCACTTCTTGCTACGGATTGTGTATCGATTCTGTACTTGTACAATATTATCGTGGAAAGTTGTGATACTCGCGGAGTGCGGGATGCCCATCTCTTCGCGAGGTGAAAGGATGAGGACCCGATCAAGCTCGCAACCAGGATTTCCCCGTAATCTCAAGcagtttaaacaattttaattttctgcttAAGTTTCGATAAAGTAACAAGATAAAATTACGTGCGATGCTTTCGAGAGACAAACAGAAGTTACCTTGACCTCAATGGACATCCGCAATTTAATAGCGTGCATCGGCATCGCGCGATTACGAAAAATGATCATTCTCCTAGAGTAAAGAATGAATAACGAGGGAGATATTGTTCCTTATACTCTTCAATATCATAACGTTAGCCTTAATGTGTTTTTACAAGATCACGTTCCACTTATCAGAGGCCCCTTAATCAGAATTTATGCATGGCTCGGTAAAAGGCGAAGAGCGCGACAACGGCTGCCAGTTACATAAAATGCCATCGAGCGTTGTGTCTCGAGTCTATTTCTGGATGCAAGCAGGCCCTACTGATCGGCACGGCCAACCAACTTTCACCTAATCTCATTCCGTTAAGACAAACGTGCACCGTCGTCGCTACACTAAAAGTCGACCCAccattataatatgaaaatatctaATTCGGGAAAGACGTGAAAGACATTTGGACTTCGCGGTACAAATTTTCCATGTTGATCCAGTTTGACTAGCAATCGTCACGGAAAATGAACGGGGATAACGTAATCTGATCAGATATGTGCACATGCATTCATTTAGTACTGCATTTGTATTATCGAGTCATCAACGGCGACACGCGCATCGTGATGCAAAACTTTCCCGAGTGCAAGTTTCAGTTGGTTCAGTCGCGTCATAAGTCACGatacaataaacaataaagtAAGAAATTGACTTGAAAATAAACGCAATATGCTGTATTTGCGCTCCGAAATGCGATCCACCGAAAGCTCGAAATAAGAAATTGTTTCCTCGAGAGCTATCTCGATCTCCCCGAGTTTTGATTTCGGTTCAAATTGGCTGGGAGATTCATGGGCGAAGGAAAACGCGGCGGGAGGCTCCCTGGACAATTGGGGACGTAGGGGTGAGTAAAGTTACTCATTCGCGAAGATACTTGAGCCGCGGCGTAAGATGAAAGCGGTTGTTTACCTGAGCGCAGCGCAACCTGATGAGCGCTCACCGGTTAAGGGCTAACGCGATTACGCGAAGCGGATAATAGATTAATCCGCGACGAAGCGGAGCAGCGTGGCAATGGACGCAGTCCTTCGAAGTAGCTAGGCGGGGGGATTTATACGTGCACGAGATACACGGTTCACGAGAAACGCCATGCTCGTTACCGCTGGTTACGTTGTGGGAAGATACCTCGCGTTACGTGAATAGGCGTTCACTCGCTCGGCCGGCGGAGAGTGGTTTAGAAAGCGGACGGGACAGCGGCGGcaggacatgcaaaaaatttacAGCCACGGCGTCAATGGCAGAACTCATTTTACAAGTCTGGCTTTTAACCCGGCGGACACTGAAGTCCCTGCCTCGTCATCCCGACCATACCAGGTCATCGCGTTGAAAGGGCAAAATCGTGACAATCTTTTGTTACCGTGCCTTTCTACTGCACACGAATTGCTCTGCGTGATTTTCCGATTGTTCGGCCAAATCACTTTTTAAGTGCGGCTTTGGCTCCATTTCGACAACTGGCTAAACGCTAAACTGTCCGACGGTGAGGAAAGCTAACGACGATTTACTTTTCTCGAAGTGGAAAGCACAAAAGCGACGTGTCTTTCATGAACGCCGTTATTTACGTGGCAATTCAAGGCAATGATTCGCGTGTGATTTGGCAGGAAAACGGTAAGATAAACATCATCTCAAGGATAGGCATACAGTGAACTCGAAATTCCACAAGAGTACACGTGCGGGCATTTAATAACACCGTGTACACTGTTGTTACCTTAATgcgaatatataatttcaaattcacACAATCACAaccaattatttaaatataaaatttgacaattttacaattttatgtgAAAGGTTTCATTGTTTAATTAGTAtcgtgttattaattatatcatgtTAATTTGCACTTTCTATTTTCGAGTCTTCTCCACGTCGGACAGAATTTGTCCTGTCCGTGTATGCCACATTAGAAAGCACGTATCGGCGATATCGCGCGGCGATAAGCATTCATTCTGTATCGAGTTACCGGAGGAATAGATAATAGCATCGGTGCTCCAACTCGCGCATGGCCTTACTTGCAAACCGAAACGGTTGTCAATAAGTCagagtgagaaaagatatactcgtctcactttaacgtactgcactagttcagcagtgcagctagaaagaacagacctaataGCATCGAGGTCGTTTATGCTCGAGGTTACAGTACATACATGTACGTTACTCGTGCTCCATTTCGTAAAGAAGCGAATTAACACACGTCGCCATGCTGCGTTTTCAAAAGTCGTCCCGCAGCTCGCGCGGGGCACCTTTGTTTACGCTTGCTGACGATAACGCGTGCGTAACGCCCGATAAAGAgaatccgctcgcgcgcggatagAAGCGACGACGGCTCCCGATTTCCCTCCTGCCAGCGATCAAGCTGTCCTTCTCGTTCCGCTCCGCGGGGAAAAGGAACGGAACGGAACGCGAcgcaccgtcgtcgtcgacctAACCAAGGAACGATGGTGCGCGTGTAACGCTAAGCCACTAGTGCACACTGGTCGTCGATACCTCGTTGTTCCTCCGCATGGCGACTCGCGTAaatacacgcgcacgcacacacacacgcgcgcgcagggaaaaaagagaaacagatgCAGCAGCGGTACCTTGAAATATCCGCCTTGGTAGAGCGTGTCGGGCGGGCCGAAGATCGCGACTTCCCACTCGAACATGTTGTCCTCGTTAACCAGCTTGACGCGAAAGCCCTCGACGGGTTCCTCCTGGAGGCTCTTGTACTCGAGGGCGAGCGCCCGTAGCGCGCTGCTCGTCGGCTGTGCCATGTTTCACCGCTGCGCCTCTCGGAATATCGCGGCGCGTCTACCCCTCCGAGCGGGCCAGAACGTCCCGATTCCGTTCCGTCAAGTAGTCTCGCGAACAGACCGAACGGAACTGGCGGTGCTGGCGTCCCCGTGAGAGATCGGTCGGCGCGCAGACGGGCTACCTTTCCTACGGAGCAACAAGACGGCGAGGGTGAGGACGGGCTCCACGCACACGTTCACGCGTCTGCGATTCTTCCGCACGCAGAACCGCCCAGGAACGCGCGCGGCCTCGGTtgcttgcacgcgcgcgtgtctaCGACGAACAAAGGACCGCGTCCGTAACGGTGCGATGATGAAAGTTGCGCGAAAGACGAATGCCCCACCAGTCAACAATGCAACACCAttcccgacgacgacgacgacgacgacgaacggACGAACGGACGAACGAACCAACGAACGGACGCACACGCACGTTCCACCGCGAGAGCCTAACAAAACAGCTGACGTACTCCCTGCGTCAGCGATCTCACAGTCGCGCATGCGCCATCCGATCGGCCTCGGGCCACACAGTGCACACGATTTGAAAATCAGCTTTCGTACATGCCATGCCGCGAGAGAATACGTTTCTCTCGAGGGACGCGTTTTGCCgtcaaaataaaagatttccTTCAGCAATTGTCGGTCAAAAAGTCCGTTTCGATCCGATATCGAGTATCGCTGTCTCACTGCTCGATCAAGGACCATCAAGTGAATCGCGTCAAGGACAATCAAggtggaggctcgtagcggactTGTGGAAAACTAAATGATACAGCGTGGGATGGTAATCGATCTTTGCAGTCCGACTATGACGTTCATCTTTTCAGTTCTCACATCGaccgctacgagcctccactaTCTCTGACTGAGGAATGAAGTAGTGGTGCGACTCTAATATCGAGACAATCTCGGTGTAATTTGCATATAAtcatagacatagtaagaatcatagacataataagaatagaccgagcgtgaagcgcaaaacgtgaagcacagctagaaaaggacggaaagtaggtggaggatctctttctctctctgttcgcgtcttccccactctccgctcttacccccactcttctttccttagaaagagagagagcaatccttcgcctgctttctctctttttctacctgtgattcactgccaagttgagaacacgctcggtctattcttactatgtctatggcCTCGGGCCACAGTGCACACGGTTTGAAAATCAGCTTTCGTACAGTGCCATGCCGCGAGAGAATACGTTTCTCTCGAGGGACGCGTTTTGCCgtcaaaataaaagatttccTTCAGCAATTGTCGGTCAAAAAGTCCGTTTCGATCCGATATCGAGTATCGCTGTCTCACTGCTCGATCAAGGACCATCAAGTGAATCGCGTCAAGGACAATCAAggtggaggctcgtagcggactTGTGGAAAACTAAATGATACAGCGTGGGATGGTAATCGATCTTTGCAGTCCGACTATGACGTTCATCTTTTCAGTTCTCACATCGaccgctacgagcctccactaTCTCTGACTGAGGAATGAAGTAGTGGTGCGACTCTAATATCGAGACAATCTCGGTGTAATTTGCATATAAtcatagacatagtaagaatcatagacataataagaatagaccgagcgtgaagcgcaaaacgtgaagcacagctagaaaaggacgaaaagtaggtggaggatctctttctctctctgttcgcgtcttccccactctccgctcttacccccactcttctttccttagaaagagagagagcaatccttcgcctgctttctctctttttctacctgtgattcactgccaagttgagaacacgctcggtctattcttactatgtcttTGGCCTCGGGCCACAGTGCACACGATTTGAAAATCAGCTTTCGTACATGCCATGCCGCGAGAGAATACGTTTCTCTCGAGGGACGCGTTTTGCCgtcaaaataaaagatttccTTCAGCAATTGTCGGTCAAAAAGTCCGTTTCGATCCGATATCGAGTATCGCTGTCTCACTGCTCGATCAAGGACCATCAAGTGAATCGCGTCAAGGACAATCAAggtggaggctcgtagcggactTGTGGAAAACTAAATGATACAGCGTGGGATGGTAATCGATCTTTGCAGTCCGACTATGACGTTCATCTTTTCAGTTCTCACATCGACCGCTACGAGCCTTCATTATCTCTGACTGCGGAATGAAGTAGTGGTGCGACTCTAATATCGAGACAATCTCGGTGTAATTTGCATATAAtcatagacatagtaagaatcatagacataataagaatagaccgagcgtgaagcgcaaaacgtgaagcacagctagaaaaggacggaaagtaggtggaggatctctttctctctctgttcgcgtcttccccactctccgctcttacccccactcttctttccttagaaagagagagagcaatccttcgcctgctttctctctttttctacctgtgattcactgccaagttgagaacacgctcggtctattcttactatgtctatggcCTCGGGCCACAGTGCACACGATTTGAAAATCAGCTTTCGTACATGCCATGCCGCGAGAGAATACGTTTCTCTCGAGGGACGCGTTTTGCCgtcaaaataaaagatttccTTCAGCAATTGTCGGTCAAAAAGTCCGTTTCGATCCGATATCGAGTATCGCTGTCTCACTGCTCGATCAAGGACCATCAAGTGAATCGCGTCAAGGACAATCAAggtggaggctcgtagcggacaTTGTGGAAAACTAAATGATACAGCGTGGGATGGTAATCGATCTTTGCAGTCCGACTATGACGTTCATCTTTTCAGTTCTCACATCGaccgctacgagcctccactaTCTCTGACTGAGGAATGAAGTAGTGGTGCGACTCTAATATCGAGACAATCTCGGTGTAATTTGCATATAAtcatagacatagtaagaatcatagacataataagaatagaccgagcgtgaagcgcaaaacgtgaagcacagctagaaaaggacggaaagtaggtggaggatctctttctctctctgttcgcgtCTTCCGACTCTCCGCTCTTACCcccactcttctttccttagaaagagagagagcaatccttcgcctgctttctctctttttctacctgtgattcactgccaagttgagaacacgctcggtctattcttactatgtcttTGGCCTCGGGCCACAGTGCACACGATTTGAAAATCAGCTTTCGTACAGTGCCATGCCGCGAGAGAATACGTTTCTCTCGAGGGACGCGTTTTGCCgtcaaaataaaagatttccTTCAGCAATTGTCGGTCAAAAAGTCCGTTTCGATCCGATATCGAGTATCGCTGTCTCACTGCTCGATCAAGGACCATCAAGTGAATCGCGTCAAGGACAATCAAggtggaggctcgtagcggactTGTGGAAAACTAAATGATACAGCGTGGGATGGTAATCGATCTTTGCAGTCCGACTATGACGTTCATCTTTTCAGTTCTCACATCGaccgctacgagcctccactaTCTCTGACTGAGGAATGAAGTAGTGGTGCGACTCTAATATCGAAACAATCGCGGtttaatttgcatataatgtaaattatattggTCATTCTGATTAATCTTTTTGCGAAATGCTCTGCATTGAAATCGCGCTTGCGATTACCGTCTGTTCTCTAGAGGATGGAAATtggaaataacattaaaaagatAACCCATTATGTAATCACCTGTGATATCATTTAAACACTCCCCTCATGATTCAGCAGATTCTAAGCAATCCTACTTTTTGAAATCATCGAACGCTTGGTAAATAACCGAGAGACAAAAAAATCTCTCAGCTTGTATGTACAACACCTGTAAATGTTATGCAGTTTTATGCAACTGTAGTGTTAGATaagtattttcttatatataccggagatattttttataaacgtgtgactttatattttttatactatgaATATTCAGAAATAGACGTAATATGCACATACaataagttatttaaaaaagatgcTGGTTATCTCCTGCTTATGGATCTTTTTCACATCTTACGCACGCATAGATTATATAGATAGGCTGGGCTTACTATATATAATGGGTCGTAATGGAGGTCCCACGTTCATTACGTGCGGATCACGAAGCGTGACCACTCGATCGGTAGTGTTAGCCATCCTCTCTCGCTGGGTGGAAGACGTTGAGACATCTGCCCAATCAGCTTGATACATACGTTCAAAGTGACACTTGAAGAGATTTCTAAATACGAAGAGAACGAAAATGGTTGCTGTAAACGCAGAGCTACTGAAAGTTTTTGGTTTTTGGGGCAGTGTACTGGTCCTCAAAATGCTGGCGATGGTGCCGCTGACTGCGCGACAACGTTTCCAGAAGAAGGTATTTGACAACAACCATTATCTAATCTAGTTCTTAATCAAGAACCTATTGCGTCGCATGTTTTTTCCTAGTCAACAAAAATAATGGgtgttttccagcaacgacACAGTGCGACACAGTGTATCATTCTATCTCTGTTGTTCGCTGGTATTgaaaaaagatagaatgatacactgtgtcgcactgtgtcgttgctggaaaacacCCAATATTTCATCTCGCATTGTTCcaatgtaacataaatattattagcaTTGACTAGCGAACgaataaaactaaattacGATCATTATTCCAGATATTTGCCAACGAGGATGATACGAAGATAGTAGGTGGAAAAGTAGTATATAATGACGCAGATGTGGAACGTGTACGACGATCGCATTTGAATGATCTGGAGAACATTGTGCCATGGTTCATAATCACATACCTCTGGTTAACCACTGGACCTTCATACTGGATGGCTAAAACTTTGATACAAACGTTTGTTCTGGCTCGTATAGTTCACACCTTCTCCTACGCTGTTTGTCCGCAACAGCCTATGAGAGCGATATCTTTCTTTGTGGGATTCGGAACTATGGGTTATGAAGCACTTACcacattgttatattattgctAATTTGATATGAATACTTCTGCTGGAAAAGTTGAATCTTTgcaagaacatgataaaaacatgatttttgttacatttgaggataaaattaatagtaaCAGTTGGGgataacgaaataataataaaaatttccattCCAGTAGGAGTAATGCAATTATTAAGAGAGTTAAGCgttacagaaatattttcctatatAGTCTAGAGATACGTCTTGTAGATGCATGATATAAGGTTTATCCTGTTTTGCACTTCTGAACTAGTTCAGAAGTGTAgcgaaaaaaaacaatttatatttctttatatttcttatagtatattatatttcttgtactataaagatttaaaaataactgaTAACTGATgaaaacatataatacatgtgatatgcaaaataatataagtacatgttatgtttatatttttctaatgatTTTATCAATGTTGCACTCAagtggaataaataaaaacttgtatctAGAAATCTGCATGTGATGTGACTAAGTGTTTACTCACTTCGCAAATCGTTCCGTCATCACACGttataattactattttatcgCCAAGCTTTTTGATCGTATTTCTCCTTAATAAAAACAACAGTAGCTAGATGAACTGGACAAACTTGACAAGCATAGCGAGAGCAACCTACAGCTGCGCATGCGTTTTAGCATGTTTTAAGGCGCATATGCGAGCTTTACCATACGCCGGTCGTCATGACGGCGGCAtcgcgacgccgacgacgcgGGAACGCGTcagacgtcgcgacgcgtctgTGACGTGATAGTCGGTGTCGCGTTGACGCTCAATGATCAAGTAcgtttcacattttaatcgcGAAATTGTTCGGCTCTTACGACGCGATGTAGGACATAAAGTTATGAATAGTCGCAAAAACCACAAAATTACGTCGTTTCGCCTTCTCGCACGATGGAAATCGATATCTGGAGCAAAGAGTGATCAAGATACACGATCGTAGGTAAGTGCTTTCTATGTTAAATAATCTTCAGACAATAAGTTAAAATGTTGTAAACCAACgggaattatattttaatgaaaataattaattttgtacgtttctttttcatttgcatGGCATATAGTTTATTGCCGTTTTTCTGTCATTTTTTTCTTGCGTAATTTTATCGTATTTCCTGTATTTCTTTGGCGTACGCTATATGTACTGTATGCCATACATGCATAAAATTGCATTGTGTGGAAAATAAGCAGCGCTCAGCCAACGGCTGAAGAACGCGGGAGAAATTCCTTATCTTATATCCATGCAATTTTCTCCTTTGTTCCGACGACAAACACGGACCTTCGAGTTACACGCGAATAGAATCAAACGCGAGCAGGTCGTTCTTGTCTACTTGCAGTCTTGCACCTCGATTTCTCGAAGAATCAAGTCTTTTTTTCAGCCCGAATAGAAAAACCAGTTGAACGATTCTCTCTCACGTGCAATGGCTTACATAAGATCGTAAGAAGCATCACCAAAGATTGGAATCAGTTTCCAACTGTTTTTTATAATGACAATTTCTCACGAGGAGCGTTTGTGGCAAAATGCG
The Ooceraea biroi isolate clonal line C1 chromosome 12, Obir_v5.4, whole genome shotgun sequence DNA segment above includes these coding regions:
- the LOC105285053 gene encoding microsomal glutathione S-transferase 1 translates to MVAVNAELLKVFGFWGSVLVLKMLAMVPLTARQRFQKKIFANEDDTKIVGGKVVYNDADVERVRRSHLNDLENIVPWFIITYLWLTTGPSYWMAKTLIQTFVLARIVHTFSYAVCPQQPMRAISFFVGFGTMGYEALTTLLYYC